In the genome of Gordonia rubripertincta, one region contains:
- a CDS encoding DUF2613 domain-containing protein, producing MTNNRLVAGAVAGVAGILVGLGAVFLGGFLASENSPSTDLNNINPNSGFVQGSVDYGSRGGAGETN from the coding sequence ATGACCAACAACCGCCTTGTGGCCGGCGCCGTCGCCGGAGTGGCCGGCATCCTGGTGGGACTCGGCGCGGTGTTCCTCGGCGGGTTCCTCGCCTCGGAGAACAGCCCGTCGACGGACCTGAACAACATCAATCCGAACAGCGGATTCGTCCAGGGTTCGGTCGACTACGGATCGCGCGGCGGCGCGGGCGAGACCAACTGA